The following DNA comes from Acidobacteriota bacterium.
GTTTCGCGAAACGCGCGCCGCCGTTGTGCAACGGCTCGCCGTTTGGCAGGCGCTCCGGGGTGGTGTCCTCCTGCCCCTTGACCCAGGTCTCCGTCTCGTCGCCGAACCAGATGCCGCCGCCGGGCAGCGGCACCCTGCGGTTGACCAGCACCTGGATGTAGCGCCCCGTCCAGGCGAGCGCGTCGGGATCGACGTCGTCGTTGCGGGTGTTCATCAGGAACAGATCCTCGAACCCGTCGTCGTTCACGTCGAAGTGCGTCAGCCAGCCGACCGCCGTGAAGCCGTCGAAGAAGCGCACGCGCGGCAGGTCGATCCGCGTCGGGTAGTACCCCGTGCCGTCGTTCACCATGACCGTGTTGTACTGGTCGATGCTGAGCGGCCCGCGGTCCCGAATGTGCCCCAGCGCAAGGTCCAGGTCGCCGTCGTTGTCGATGTCCACGAAGTGCCCGCCGTCCCAGCCCCAGTACTGCGAGCCGTCCGGCGGCTGGGCATGGAGCACCGGCCTGGTGGCCCGGTTGTCCCGGTCGACGGTGAACGTCCCGTCACCGTTGTTCACCATGAAGTGTTCCTCGACGTTGGCGCCGCCGCCGCTCTGCACCCACAGGTCCACGTCCCCGTCGTTGTCGATGTCGCCCGACGTGGCCGACTTGATGTGCAGATCCGCGGGATCGGGCGAGGGCACCGGCGGCAGCCGCTGCTCGTGCTCCTCCCGCACGGCGTCGGCCAGCGCCGCCGAGTGCTCGAAACTGCCGCTCGGCGTGCTGAGCAGCAGTTGCGGCGGGTTGCCGTAGCCGCTGCTCTCCGCCCAGACGTAGACGCCGGCGTCGAACACCGCGAAGTCGAGACGGCCGTCGCCGTTGAAGTCGTCGGTGACCGCGACCGGGGTGCGAGCCCGGATCGACGGGAGCATCTCCGCCGGCGCCAACTCGAGGCGTCCGTCACGGTTCCCGAGGAACACCTGTACCGGCGGCTTGTCCAGGCGGTCTTCGACCGTCTCGCTCCCATCGTTGGGTTGACCGCCTGCGATGATGTCGTCGCGGCCGTCCCCGTTCAGGTCCGCCACGGCGAGGATGACCTGGATGCGGTTGAAGCCGCCTGGCGTGTCGACGCGCTCGAACGTCTGCGCATGGGTGGAGTTGGAGAGCCAGCAGGCGACCAGTACCGCAGCGATTCCCCGCTGCGTCCACCTGACCCGTACCGCCGCGAAGCCCACGAGCACCACCGTAGTGTGGGCCGCCACCAGGAGCTCGAACAGCACGGTGACGATGGTCATGTCTTCCTCCACAGGATCCCGACTTGCGCCGTCAACGGGCCGTCCCTTCAGGGCGCCGCCATGCGGTAGCCGAGCCCGCGCGCGGTGAGGACGTAGGCGGGCTTGGCCGCATCGTCCCCGAGCCTCCGGCGGAGCCTCTTGACGAAGGTGCGCACGTGCTTGGCATCGCCCCCCCGTTCTCCCCACACATCGCGCAGCAGCGACTCGTAGGTCACTACCCGTCCGGCGTTGACCGACAGCGCGCGCAGCAGCTCGTACTCGGTGAGCGTGAGCTCCACCGGGCGGCCGGCCATCGTCACCCGGCGCTGCTCGTAGTCGATGGCGAGATCGCCGAGCACGAAGGGTTCGGCGCCGGCCCGCCCGCGCAACGCCGCCCGGACCCGCGCGACGAGCTCCGCCGCCGAGAAGGGCTTGACGAGGTAGTCCGCCGCGCCGGCTTCCAGCACCCTGGCGATGGTCTCGTCGCGTCCGTAGGCCGAGATGACGATGACCGGCAGGTCGGCCAGTTTCGGAACGCGCTGCATCAATTCGAGGCCGTCGGTCCCGGGCAGCATCAGGTCCAGCAGGACCAGCGCGGGCCTGTGCCTCCTGATCAGGCCGACCAGCTCCTCCGCCTCGCCGGTCACGACCGGGGTGTAGCCCGCCTCGGCGAGCGCGTCGCGGACGTAGCGCAGCATCTCGGGGTCGTCGTCGACCACGAGGATGCGCGTCTGCTCGCGCCCGGCCCGGGACCGGCGCGGCCGGCTGCCGTCTGTGCCTGCCGCGGCGCCGCCCGCGGGCTCGTCGGCCGCCGGGACCGTGAACGTGAACGTCGTGCCTCGGCCGACCCCGGCGCTCTCGGCCCGGATGCGGCCCCCGTGCGCTTCCGCCAGCCCCTTGCAGATGGCCAGGCCCAGGCCGACGCCGCCGATGTCGGGCGCCCGGTCCCCGCCGCCGACGCCGGCGTACTTGCGGAACAGGTGCGGCAGCTGCTCCGGCGGCAC
Coding sequences within:
- a CDS encoding VCBS repeat-containing protein, translated to MTIVTVLFELLVAAHTTVVLVGFAAVRVRWTQRGIAAVLVACWLSNSTHAQTFERVDTPGGFNRIQVILAVADLNGDGRDDIIAGGQPNDGSETVEDRLDKPPVQVFLGNRDGRLELAPAEMLPSIRARTPVAVTDDFNGDGRLDFAVFDAGVYVWAESSGYGNPPQLLLSTPSGSFEHSAALADAVREEHEQRLPPVPSPDPADLHIKSATSGDIDNDGDVDLWVQSGGGANVEEHFMVNNGDGTFTVDRDNRATRPVLHAQPPDGSQYWGWDGGHFVDIDNDGDLDLALGHIRDRGPLSIDQYNTVMVNDGTGYYPTRIDLPRVRFFDGFTAVGWLTHFDVNDDGFEDLFLMNTRNDDVDPDALAWTGRYIQVLVNRRVPLPGGGIWFGDETETWVKGQEDTTPERLPNGEPLHNGGARFAKHDVDRDGCIDLVMVRSGRDVSRYAPMVYLNNGSGQFRPMSPDAIRRADRYFGDNAAPADVNGDGAVDFVEVDIDEGPDRVIHTEDDAGVFATLVNTTPRRSPRCVR